From Etheostoma cragini isolate CJK2018 chromosome 3, CSU_Ecrag_1.0, whole genome shotgun sequence:
TTCTGCcctttcactctctttttttgcagAAGTGCCTTGTAATCATCATCTTTGTTTGATGAAGGGCGCTTCAAGCCTTTCCTCTGAGATCCTGTGGCAACTAACACTGGCTCAACCAATGAGGATCCAGCTTCTTCCTCAGGAAAAGAGCTGAGATTCAATATAAATACGCTCTCTGGATCAGCCTCAGGAGGAACTGGCAgattctcctcctcctcctcaatcCAAGGCTCGCCATCCCCTACAACACCTTGAATACCATGGAGAGCTTGCGACTTCTCACCTCCAATGATGTCGAGGACCACATCTGTGTAATCTCCCCTCTTAAATGGCTTGTTGCCTGTTTGTGGGTTTTTGGCTTCAGCATGGTCCTTTGTTTCCCTGGCCTTAAGATTCTTCCACCGCAATTTGATTTGGTCTGTGGTCCTCCTCTGGCCAGACCCTATGGCATTCACATGTTATGTGATTAAAATCCaatcatcatttttctttttgttggtatCCTTAGCAGAATTAAAACTTCCCACTATTGTTCCATAATGGCACCGAACACCCTCTAGTAGTGCATTGGTTTCAGCGGCAGTGAAGTTACAGCTTCTTAAGTCCATGGTTCCGTTGCTTTACTACAGTGAACATTGTTCATCAATTATAGGCCTTGGGTCCAATTGCCTCAATTTAACACAAGCCAAAACTAATCAGTTGTATCAGGTGTGTTTGAAAAAGACCAATTTCACACCCATATAATTCAGCTTTTCTCAGAGGATTCACAGAGAGCCAGTGAAATGGCAGGTGTTGTCCACCGTCACCACCGCTTTGCCAGGAGAGGATACCGTCAAAGGGTGTATGTTGAACGTACCAAGCCACTGGAGCAATACACCACTGAGGAGCTGTATGTCCGGTTTTGCTTTGGGAAGGCTGATATAGAGTACCTTGTGAACCTTCTCAGGCCAAAACCTCAACACAGAACCCAAAGGAGTCACGGTCTGTCTGTGGAAGACCAGATCCTCATTGCTCTCCGATTTTATGCATGTGGGACTTTCTATCAAGTTGTTGGTGACTATATGGGAGTGGtgaaatcagctgtgtgtgaTGTGGTGACAGATGTGTCAATCGCACTGGCCAGCCTGGtcaatgaatttgttttttttccaaaggacAACCAGATTGCCCAGGCCAAGcgcagcttttttcttttagggAATATGCCCAATAATATTGGAGCAATCGACTGCACACATGTGCATATACAAGCACCTCGTGAGAATGAATGGGAGTTCATAAACAGAAAGGGGAGGCACAGCATCAATGTCCAACTTGTGTGTGATGCTGACCTCATCATCACCAACTGCGTTGTCNNNNNNNNNNNNNNNNNNNNNNNNNNNNNNNNNNNNNNNNNNNNNNNNNNNNNNNNNNNNNNNNNNNNNNNNNNNNNNNNNNNNNNNNNNNNNNNNNNNNGAAAGGGGAGGCACAGCATCAATGTCCAACTTGTGTGTGATGCTGACCTCATCATCACCAACTGCGTTGTCAAGTGGCAGTGGTCTGTCCATGATGCACGCATCCTGAGGGAGAGCGCTCTTTATGGAGACCTCCAAACCAACCGACCAGATGGCATAATATTAGGAGACAGTGCCTACCCACTCCTACCATGGCTGACTCCTTTTGTAACAGCAAATACAACGGCGCAGGCACGCTTCAACACTGCTCATTGAAGAGCAAGATGTGCAATTGAGTGTTTAAATGGAGTTCTTAAGAGGCGCTCTGCATGCCTTAACTACCTGAGAGTGGAACCACAGAAAGCATGCAACATAACCCTTGCCTGTATTGTCCTGCACAACATCGCTACTAAGCGCAATGTCCCTCTCTGTGCTGACAATGATGCACCTGAGCCCCTTGGAGACCCTAACCAACCTCCTGCATTCTGCAAGAACGAGCAAACAGGACGTGCAACAAGGGACGCAATAGTTAGACAGTATTTCTGATTTGGATTTTTGGATTTCAAAAATCAGTGATTgccattttttgcatttttttggttATTCTGTAATCATTGCATGCATCACTAATAAatattctaaaaacaaaaatattttcgATTGTGATgaatatatagcctatatataataaattattgacagaacaaaatgtattgtttttggtcaattttgacAGCTGTTTGGGGGATTATTTTATGAGGCCAAACTCTTTCTACTTCGCTGTAGGCCTATACTGAAATGCTGATTACGTTAAAGCCTACCTAATTACTGTAGCCTGACGgatgaacaaataaaatgaaaaccttATGAATAAATAGGATATCTTTTAAGATACTGCATGATCCAAATATAGTattatttgaaacatttttaaagttttcattacattttgggcATGAAATCCACGCTGAGTCCACCCTTCTGATGGGATCAGTTTAATCCAGATTTTTTGGATCAAAGTGATCCATAACCTACAAAAAAGTTCTGAAAAACCCAAACTAAAGGTTTGATCCAGATCAAAACCAAGATTGGATTATGTGATCTAATCCGATTATGTAATccgttttttcttttgaaaaacccattttcaacatttgatcCAATCCGTTATTCAAAATCCTAGTGgattacttttgaaaaactggGCCCTGGGTGCCTTCCCTGATCTTCAGGTTTGTTGgatgaagcagaaaaaaaaatccagacccTAGACCCATGCTGAATTTATGACTCGATAAAAAAGCCTGGGATCTTTTTACCATGTAGTTGCTGTAATCCGGGAAGAATTTTGCTGCCTTCAATGATGAGCGGAGATTTCCATGCATCAAGCATGTTGAAAATCAGTGTATTAATCTTTTAATCTCTATCTGAACATCTGCTAGTTTTGGAAGCCACTTAGGCAGTGAGGGCGAGAGATACTAGATAGCATTAGAACCTTCAAGCCCCTCTTTCAACCCAACGATGCAGAAGTTGCAGCTTATGTTTCTGTCTTCCATTTCTGTTCTGTATCTCCACATCTAGTTTCCAGGTCATTGACGTCAAATCTGAGAGAGCCAAGGCTTGCATTCAGAGATGCAGTCTCTAGTTGAACATGGTTAGCAGTTTTCTTCTTATTGTTGACTGAATCTGAGAAAAGCGTGGCTtgaggtagcttttctgtttctccagtacTGTCTCAGCAATAGCATCAGCATCGCCGCAATAGCATCAGTATCGCTGCATTGTGCTCTGCCTTTGACTGCTATTCCACCTTAAGTAACTATATCGAGCATACAGTGATAGAATACTGGAGTAGGAACCATATAAAACTATTTGGCTAAATTGAGTTAGGAGCTTCACCTCAAGCTTCCATAACCATCCAGCTGATCACGTGACTcaatattttcttgttttttaccaacattattttatcatgggctgaaaatacaaaaagtccaaattttaaacacatttatttgtgtttctctcCCTTTTATAAATTAGTTTCTATTtctataatattttttattatataaagcGTATAACAAATGTGCACCTTTAGGTCCTCTGTTTTAATccattattaaataattattgcATTACTGCCGAAATAGGTCTCTCTACACTTTTATCCTGAATTAGTTGACTTTAATAGAAATTTGTGTGGTAACCCATAGGTCTCTGTCATGGTGCTTCAATAAATGTAGATAAACATGAACCCTAAATAAACCatataaaactaaaacacagatagaaaaaaaatgcagacacaAAACCCTAACAGTTATTAAAAAGTCCCTTTTTATTATTcagtacatatattttttcCCATGAGCCTTTGCACCGCTTCAGCCAGAACATTTCAAGTGACCCCGCCCCTCAATACAGAAATTTAACATCCTAGGTTATCTCTGCTTACTGTAATATGATCTGTGCACTGCATACTTTAGCTGATTATTAACTACAAATAATGGGATTTAGTAAACAATATGGTGTTTAAAAAGCATGTAAAAATAACTAGTGAGCATTTTCTTGAATTCTACCAACTGCAGCTATAAAGCAGATTATATTGTCACAGAAAAGAGTTAGACATGAGTCAATCAAATGCCACTAGATGAGGCCATCCTCTCTCTGATTTACAGTAAGATGACAAACAGTAAAACGAGGGAAACTTTTATCTAAACATCAACATGCACATATGATGTGGAGATAGTTGCAATTGTGGTCTCCAGTTTTGgactaatactgtatgtatttagaCAAATAAGGAAGATATTTTGACtctgttttaaagctttagaaAATGTAGCCATGAGGGGAGTCTTTggtcaatcacaggtcatttcagagggACAGAGCGTTCGTATTGACTGATCTGCAGATGCATTGCCTGTGCAACTTAGAGGGGAGGAGGGCTGCGCAAAGATGTCTCTACTTCAATATCTGTCATTTTTCTTGCATTATACACACTGCAGCTTCAATGCAGATTATATTGTACATGCATCCCACAGAAAAGACTTAAACATGAGTTAATCAAATGCCCCTGGAGAAGGCCATCCTCTCTGTGATGTACAGTAAGATGACGCACAGTAGAAGGAGGGAAGCTTTTGTCTGAAAATctataaaacacatgtagtatGCCCACATGCTGACAGTCGAGGGATGGAGATCTCTGCTCTCTGTATTAGTCTGTTCCTGTCTCTGAGTTTGTGTGAGCTAAACTCAGCTCTTTTCCTGAATGTTTCTGGGGATGATGTTAAACAAAGGGCTGTGTTTACAGAGGACAGGACTGGTGCTGGGGTCGGCACTCAGACTTCATCTGTGAAATGTAAGCTCCAGGGTACCACTCGTCTCCCTGTGTTCTCAACGGATGGTGACTATGTTATTGGGGGTGTTTTCTCCATACACCAATATGTTTACACAGTGAAGAATAACTACGCCACTATGCCTGAGCCACTAAGATGCACAGGAAGGTTAGTAAGATTAAAAAGTGGGGGATAAGACGATTTTAGACTCTCTAGggaaacaaatatttgatttgtATGATGTGCACAATAATGTTGGAAAGGGTTTGTGTAGtattaatgaatgaaatgttCATTAATTGCCAAATTACTATTTGGTTGTATAAAGATAACATAAgatgacataaaataaaaataagatcaacctttattgatcccttAGAGGGGAAATTTAAGTGTTGTGTAAAATGCAAGTATTGTATTCATAAAATAGTAGAAAATAGCAGAATAGTAGTAATAGAATAGTAGTAGTAGATTAAATAGtaaattaacatgttttttttatatttcttaaatgaaaatatatgtttaacaaaagaaataacacatacaTGTACCACACAAGTACATACTTTAGATTTAGTTAACTGTGCATTAAGAATCTTGTGAATGTTGGACTGATGtctaatattgtgttttttatatttctgttaaaattgTGAACTATAATAGTCAAATAGTGACACAGTGTCTGTTTCCAGCATTAACACCAATGAACTGTGCTTTTTTAAGTTCTCCCAAATCATGCATTTCCGTTAAAATTGTGAATTGTAAAATTCAAACAGTGACTTGAGTGTCTATGTGCAGCCTTAACACCCGGGAACTGCGCTTCTCACGTGCAATGATCTTTGCCATCGAGGAGATAAACAACAGCACAGAGCTGCTACCAGGAATCAAACTTGGTTATCATATCTATGACTCATGTGCCTCAGTAACCGTGGCGGTGCATGTGGCATTCCAGCTTTCAAATGGCCTGGACCCGGTGTTTTATACCGGCGAGAGTTGCTCACAATCTGGTATGGTGATGGCTGTTGTCGGTGAGACTGGGTCCATGCCATCCATCAGCATGTCGCGCATCATCGGGCCCTTTAACATCCCTCAAGTAAATATTTTGGATTGCTGTGAAACTTTTTGTGCTTTAGACCTGTGCTGTTTTTGCCTGTCCTGAGAAATAATCAtaccgtttttgttttttaaggtgAGCCACTTTGCAACTTGTGCATGTCTGTCCAATAGGCAACAGTACCCAAATTTCTTCAGAACGGTCCCTAGTGATCAGTTCCAGGCTGACGCGCTGGCCAAGCTGGTAAAACACTATGGCTGGACCTGGATAGGTGCTGTCCGGTCAGATTCAGACTATGGCAATAATGGTATGGCCTCTTTCTTGAACGCAGCACGCAAAGAGGGGATCTGTGTGGAATACTCTGAATCTTTCCATCGGACCAACCCACGTAGCAGAATCCAGAGAGTAGCTGATGTTATCCGCAGGTATGATGTTCTTTGTGGCTACACTGACCTGCacaaaagcacaacaacaaTGTTCTGTTAAGTATAAGATGGAAGATATTTGTATTAGCTCAGTGGCCAATTAGAAATGTATTAATTTCCCCCCCTGTTTATTTattactgatgttaataaatGGTCAGTCAGCCCAAATACTAAAGTATCCTTTCtcgaaatatatttaaaaacttgTTTCTTCAGGTCGACAGCTATGGTTGTTGTTGCATTTGTAGCCTTGGGAGACATTAAGATTCTGCTGGAGGAGCTGTCGCTCAAGCCTTCTCCACCTCGCCAGTGGATAGGCAGTGAAGCCTGGGTAACAGACCCAGAATTGCTGAGGTACAGCTTCTGTGCTGGAGCCATTGGATTTGGCATTGAGCGATCCGTCGTCCCAGGTCTGAGAGACTTCTTGCTGGATCTTTCTCCTTCTAAAGTGACTGCCTCTCCAGTGCTTACTGAGTTCTGGGAGGATGCATTCAACTGCAGGTTGGGAAAAAGTGAGAATGTTTCTCAGATATTTAGCATAGGACAAACAGTTGGACgtttttggttgtgttgtgttgttttgtcggATGTCTCTGAGTGTGTTGTCCTATGTTAAAGACTCAGCATCTGCTTTTAGACCAAACCCCAGATTGGCCGGAAATTTACCGTTAATGATCAGAGACATGAGTTGGACATAAGGTGTATTTCATCCTTGTAAATAAACTCACTTCTAATTATCATCTTTCAGGAAAAATGTGCGCACTCTGCATTCTTACTGAGAATTATGTATGAACTTTGCTGCAGCGATTTCACAATGTCAACACTGAAGTCctgagcacaaacacacagtagacATTCTCCTGCCCACCAAGCTTAAGTAGCCTACTAATCAATTTCTTGTGTGAAGTTGTTATTATAATGACAGTGATTACTGATCATTTATTAGTTGTAATTTTTAAGTTCTTTATTATAATATGCACAACAATCACAGAGAAGTAGTCATTGGCAAAAATAATCTTGATGTTAGGCTCCCTACAACAATGAATATGTATGAATAGAAAAGCATGCCATAAAAAAATGAGACTCTAAgacatgaaatgtaaaatagatGGGTTTAAATACAGTGTatggtataaaataaaatataaacagtatGTGGTAGACAACCTGTACAGTAATTGCAAAAAGAATAAACTGTAATGCCAGCACAAATGTGGTAAATGTAGGCTTAATAGGAAGTTGTAAAGTACACAGGTTAAGGGACAGTATAAAGTATGAAAGGTTAAGTGACAGTATGGCCATCATTAGCTCAAGAGTTCAGCAGTCTCATGGCCTGTTTGATAAAGTTGTCCCTGAGCATGGTAGGGCAGGAACCAGATGCTGTGTCAGCATCTGCCAGACAGTTTGTGGCTGAGGTAATTTGGGTCGCTGATAATACTGTTGGCCTTTTTACCTGCACCGATAAGGGTTAGAGGTCCTCCTTAAAACAGGTCATGACAGTATTTAATGGAAATACATGATTGGCTTTTgataaatgtgacattttttctgTTGACTAATTTGTGTGTTGGATTACATAAAGATTGAAAGAAATAAGACTGACTGAAACTGAAACAgacactatttaaaaaaagaacataaatgtaGGCAAACCAGTGCTTTATGCTgtactacatttaaaaataaaaattaaatatgcaTCAATATAGCTATATGAGTTTCTACAAGGCATGTTTGACAGGTTAAATGGAATAAAAAGGAACAATAAACGCAAAGAAATTATGATAATTTaaagactaaaaacacatttctctttctgtgtgtttttaggtgCAGCAAAAGACGAAAGAGTGTGTGATGGAACAGAAGACATAAAGACGCTCCAGAGCCCGTACACTGACACATCTCAGCTCCGGATCACTAACATGGTATACAAGGCTGTTTATGCAATAGCTCATGCCATTCATAAAGAAATGTGCCAGGAAACAATATCTACAACTCAGTGTGACACATTAACCAGGATAGAATCCAATGAGGTCAGTTTGAAATAAGTGAAAACCCAAATGCCCTTTTTTACTACAATGtactttttatgaaattaaGTATTGCTTTGATTTCATATTGAtaaatttcttctttctttactttattttaacaggTTCTTACTCAgctgaaaaaagtaaatttctCTCGAAATGGTTATGATGTGTCATTTGATACCAACGGGGATCCTGTGGCCAGATACGAGCTGGTTAACTGGCAAAAAATTCAGAGTGGCAGCATTAAGTTGGTGACAGTAGGACACTACGATGCATCACTGCCGGTGGGCCAGAAGTTCAAAGTCAACAGGAACATCACCTGGGTGGATGGTGGAACACAGGTAAGGAGCACGAAagcaataaatatatttaaataaaaaaataaaaacatttcatcaaataTGGTAATCTCATAGGGtattatatgtgtatgtacattGAAATAATCTTAAGTCACTGTACATTGCTCATGTCTATACTGGCTTTGACGAGATACATTCCAAAGTAACAATATTTTCAGTATGAAATTCTTCcttcatattttacaaataactatTCCCTTGCTGAGCTGTAAAGGgataataacaaaagaaaaagggatttgTTCAAAAAAAGACTAACTTTGAAAGACAACCACTTGATTTGTCCAAGTCAGACTGCCAAAACCTAATTTTGGCTTCAGATGAACCTCAGAGCgcattttacacaaaaactgTGCAAGTGAAAAACAGGATTGAAAAAGCTTTGAAGCACACCTGAACATATGTgagtttgtttgtctttgtttcccaGGTTCCTGTGTCAGTTTGCTCTGACAGCTGTCCTCCAGGAACTCGTAAAGTGCTTCAGAAAGGAAAACCAATCTGTTGTTATGATTGTATACCTTGCCCCGAGGGGGAGATTAGCAATGCTACAggtattgttttttctcctgtaCATAGCCAATGTACTGTGCAAAATCAAATAATCATTACAACCACTAAaatatcttttgttttatttttttagattccCCTGATTGTTTCCCTTGCCCCAAGGAGTCCTGGCCtaatgcagagagagacactTGTCTCCCCAAGCTTGTAGAGTTTCTTTCCTACAACGAGGTCCTAGGAATCATCCTGGCTGCATTCTCAGTTGGTGGTGCCTGTCTGGCCATTATAACAGCGGCTGTGTTCTATTGTCACAGGACATCCCCGATTGTCAGGGCCAACAACTCTGAGCTgagcttcctgctgctcttctcccttACTCTATGTTTCTTATGTTCATTAACTTTCATTGGAGCACCCTCTGAGTGGTCCTGCATGCTGCGCCACACAGCGTTTGGGATCACCTTCGTCCTCTGTATGTCTTGTGTTCTTGGAAAAACAATAGTAGTGTTAATGGCCTTTAGAGCAACACTCCCAGGTAGTAATGTCATGAAATGGTTTGGTCCTCCACAGCAAAGAATGACTGTAGTGTCTTTCACATTTATTCAAGTTTTAATATGTACTATTTGGTTGGGTCTTAGTCCCCCTTTTccaatgaaaaatgtaaccataTACAAGAAGAGAATCATCCTGGAGTGTGCATTAGGCTCAGCTGTTGGGTTCTGGGCTGTGCTCGGGTACATAGGCCTACTGGCTGTCTTTTGCTTTGTGTTAGCTGTCCTAGCTCGGAAATTACCTGATAATTTTAATGAAGCCAAGCTCATCACCTTCAGCATGCTGATTTTCTGTGCAGTCTGGATCACCTTTATCCCTGCATATCTCAGCTCTCCTGGGAAATTCACTGTGGCTGTGGAGATATTTGCCATTCTGGCCTCCAGTTTTGGACTAATACTTTGTATATTTGCtccaaaatgtttcattatattGTTTAAGCCAGAGAAGAACACCAAGAAacatttaatgaacaaaaatcaatcctaaaacaTCTGAGATTTGGAAAAAGTTAAGATGGCAATTTACAGTATGGACCTTATGCTTGGCCCATCAAACAAATTCttcatctttgttttattgtgaattaAGTGAATACATAAAGTCAAAATTCACAACAAATGCGTggttctttctcttttataaaatattttttgttagttttggcctgtgtattgtttttcatgTATTGTATCAGATGCCCAGTTTGACAACCAGActgggttgccagatatacatGTAAAAACCTAAAGTCAGTGTGCTACAGCTGTAATCGTTAGTAAAGccataaaagcaacaaacacacaaacaagattaACATTGTATGACCAAAGATGTAACAAAccctgggtaaatattggagatgtagcTAATTAAAAGGGCTTGAAGCCCAAAAGGacgccatgctaaccctgctaatgtaaccggaggaccaggcaagcgggcCATGGCTGTTTACAATGTGTAGGCTGTTTGGCGGCCGTGGCCTTCAATGGTGAGTTAAtttaagaaaagagagaggggctgTAAATTGAGAAGAGAGGACCGTGAGTTTGGAGTGTGCTTGGTAATTGTTCCAGTAATTCTAAGCCGATAAAGTGTGTTCAGTCGGGTggcagcccagtctcatggcagtttgcgATATGGttacgttatttaatctattttttgtgtacaggtcacgttaatgaCACTATTTTTATGTGCTGATTACGAATTTTGATGTGGGAAGCCTATTTTGTAATCAATTATGGTAGTGAGTAATAGTGAAAAGTAAAACAACACAGGATTTTTAACGCGTCTTGCGTGTGGCAGTTACTTtatgcagggctgccaactctcacgcattggccgtgagacacacgcaatttctactcgtgatcgactagttgtgctttcagagactgtgagggggttcaagagcgctccctgacTGTGGAAGTTTCAAAATGTCGCCAACtgagaattttttttccaacgatccatcccatgtgcatttccccctgcttcaggtatgtgctgtGAGTATCagagacccgtccgtcgcttcgtgaccactctctctgtaacaacAGAGGAGAGCAATgcggctggtagtgtagcaacttaagttcattttagtggactcgctgtgggcagtgacgcgcTGCAACCGCGTAGACCTCAGAtgaagagcagcgtacagcctcctctaaacCTAGTCAGAgatcagagaccagagaccagagacccaaatgggcctctttGTCAAACGATCTGagtgagatccaccatatcagcatattacaactctccaaatctctgacagagatgggaggagttatattttgaatgtccacaaagttgtaaatataAGCAgtaatctgatgaaacacatctgagctatactatactatatatatacaatactgcaacgtttggccactattgtgcttctctaacctctgtgcatctctaaatgtaactgtaaatagtTCATTCAGTgtttcataaaataaatgtgtggcCTGCTCAAGAATTATGAGACCATACAcaagcaaaattgttctttttctggTGGGTTGTTTTATTCCCCGACTGAACTTAATAAAGAACAGcgttaatattgttttatttgaggATTTACGACAGTTCTGGTCATAACCAAACTACTACTAATTATTTcctaatctgaaaaaaacatcagctttaACAGTTTCCCTCAACACTTGGCGAAAACCTAGCTTAGTTCTAGACAACAGTAGTGGCACTTCTCTagataaagaaaatggaacatGTGTTGAGTACATTTGTTAAACCACACAACTCATACTCACTTCCAAATAAAATATCTCCATGAAATAAACATAGAAGTACCCTCTTACCCCCAAATTCCCCCATAAACATTCTTACAATTaagaaatcatttcagaaaaatgtatttaactcaCTTTCACTCTAGTGTGCAAcctgtgcttccacacacacgcacagggaTTTCAACGGATATATCTCCCCTCTAAATTAAGCAGAAAACATACAAAAGgacattacttttttcagtagTCACCAAACAGTACATTATTAGGATGTAACTCTGCTTATTCATGTACTTTAGAATTACTCACGCTAACCCCGCTGTTCAGTGTGGCCCACAGCGTGGCGGAGATATAAACAAATCTCTTACAGATCTAAAGAAATCGTCTGTAATACAAAATCATCACTCATCAACCTTAAGTCTTCTAAATTAACCATCATCTCATGTGTTAACACTGCTAACCATTTTCCTGTTTTACCGAACTTATTAGGCATATTTACCtcacacataaaacagaaatcaaCACCACAGCAGTCAGTCACCTACTGGTACTGTCACTTCCTGATTTTTGGTGTCTCTGCAAAATTAGGCGCTAAAGTGAGATTTGCTTTGGCGCTACGCTTAGCGTAACACTGCCCCCTTGAGGAAACAGAACATTACTATGGTaccaatctaaaaaaaactgtttaacctggctacataaacaaatagtctttattatcccaaaaagtaaatacagtaagtggggtaCAGAGGacgagggccaaacattactgagccatggcacaaaggttaaaggattagaatttatgtaaatcagtggttcttattctttagaatttcagtggtcttagttggtCCCTctacattaatttaactttgggtccctggtccctacaccagacAGGGACACCtggacccaaatcttctcaactgttgctgacatatgctcctGTCTCTGTAAAGTGGCTTATTATTTGCGTTCAGAGAATTTGATGGgtttcaagagcgctccctgtctgggGAATTTTCGAACTGtcgcaaactgaaaacatttttttaccgATCCATCCTAGttgcatttccccggcttcaggtatgtgctctgagtattacagacccgtccgtcaCTTCGTGTCCACTCTTTCtgtaaaaatagaagaaaaaaaaaaaaagaaataaagtcttgcatgatatgtgcaaaactgtagggttaagaggatttgcattgttgtagtatcaacaggttttagggcattcagcatttacattatttacattattaacttattatgatataagaactgacccagacaatgtggcaaaaataatgagccacatgaagagacagtagcatatgtcagtgGCAGCTGAAGATTTGGGTTGTTGGGTTGGGAAGTTGCTACACTCACAAGCCGTGCTAGTAagcgtagcaacttcagttcattttagtaggcggtgacgcgttgcatccatGCGTAGTCCTCCAAtgaagagcagcgtacagccacctctaaactttgtcagagaccaaaATGGGCccctgtgtctgtcagacggtctgaatgagatccaccatatcagcggagcaatgacatgcacagcagactatattacaactctccaaatctcggacaacagagatttgaggagttatattttgaatctgcacaaagttgtaaacatgaataGAAatctggggcctgttgcacgaaagtagaataaagatatccaggataagtgaaaaagcgcagcttgacttagtgtgatctgctcatcgcggcttaatctgTTGCAAGTTTGCCGAGCtgg
This genomic window contains:
- the LOC117942158 gene encoding putative nuclease HARBI1 — encoded protein: MAGVVHRHHRFARRGYRQRVYVERTKPLEQYTTEELYVRFCFGKADIEYLVNLLRPKPQHRTQRSHGLSVEDQILIALRFYACGTFYQVVGDYMGVVKSAVCDVVTDVSIALASLVNEFVFFPKDNQIAQAKRSFFLLGNMPNNIGAIDCTHVHIQAPRENEWEFINRKGRHSINVQLVCDADLIITNCVVKWQWSVHDARILRESALYGDLQTNRPDGIILGDSAYPLLPWLTPFVTANTTAQARFNTAH
- the LOC117942149 gene encoding extracellular calcium-sensing receptor-like — encoded protein: MPEPLRCTGSLNTRELRFSRAMIFAIEEINNSTELLPGIKLGYHIYDSCASVTVAVHVAFQLSNGLDPVFYTGESCSQSGMVMAVVGETGSMPSISMSRIIGPFNIPQVSHFATCACLSNRQQYPNFFRTVPSDQFQADALAKLVKHYGWTWIGAVRSDSDYGNNGMASFLNAARKEGICVEYSESFHRTNPRSRIQRVADVIRRSTAMVVVAFVALGDIKILLEELSLKPSPPRQWIGSEAWVTDPELLRYSFCAGAIGFGIERSVVPGLRDFLLDLSPSKVTASPVLTEFWEDAFNCRLGKSAAKDERVCDGTEDIKTLQSPYTDTSQLRITNMVYKAVYAIAHAIHKEMCQETISTTQCDTLTRIESNEVLTQLKKVNFSRNGYDVSFDTNGDPVARYELVNWQKIQSGSIKLVTVGHYDASLPVGQKFKVNRNITWVDGGTQVPVSVCSDSCPPGTRKVLQKGKPICCYDCIPCPEGEISNATDSPDCFPCPKESWPNAERDTCLPKLVEFLSYNEVLGIILAAFSVGGACLAIITAAVFYCHRTSPIVRANNSELSFLLLFSLTLCFLCSLTFIGAPSEWSCMLRHTAFGITFVLCMSCVLGKTIVVLMAFRATLPGSNVMKWFGPPQQRMTVVSFTFIQVLICTIWLGLSPPFPMKNVTIYKKRIILECALGSAVGFWAVLGYIGLLAVFCFVLAVLARKLPDNFNEAKLITFSMLIFCAVWITFIPAYLSSPGKFTVAVEIFAILASSFGLILCIFAPKCFIILFKPEKNTKKHLMNKNQS